Proteins from a genomic interval of Yoonia sp. GPGPB17:
- a CDS encoding ABC transporter permease yields MELLGNLWSELWAVLVTLFAAAPYVIGYILIILLMMVIWSGVKRLLTPKHDYGSLKTVTFGDESAVTSNTAASVVSIVLIFVLWGAFTGSKLLPGFMHAPGPFIGDGSFEYTITTPAGDSDNATVSVVVHPTGEEVDAPEVADGDGIAKNDAVAIPVYRSELLRVDRNDEMGRDEETFITAVDGQAIAPGGSVDIAFGRVAMSDKGTLNIIPSTGIQMEPIWLPAPEAVWSRLSEIATVGYRNSTLAEHLGYSLFRVIVGFFLGALVGIPLGYAMGLSNWFRGWFDPIVEFMRPVPPLALIPLVIIWAGIGEVGKIILLFLAALWIMAIAARSGVSGVRISKVHAAYSLGASKWQIMRHVIIPNSLPEIFTGARVAMGVCWGTVVAAELVAAEKGAGMMIMVASKFQSTDIVLMGIVLIGIIGFSIDMLMRQAEKWLVPWKGKG; encoded by the coding sequence ATGGAACTTTTGGGAAATCTCTGGTCCGAGCTCTGGGCCGTTTTGGTAACGCTCTTTGCAGCGGCACCTTATGTCATCGGTTACATTCTGATCATCCTGTTGATGATGGTGATCTGGAGTGGTGTGAAGCGCCTGCTGACGCCGAAACACGACTATGGATCGCTCAAAACGGTGACCTTTGGCGATGAAAGCGCGGTGACATCGAACACGGCTGCATCGGTTGTTTCGATTGTTTTGATCTTCGTTCTTTGGGGCGCGTTCACTGGTTCCAAGCTCTTGCCGGGCTTCATGCACGCGCCGGGCCCCTTCATCGGTGATGGTAGCTTTGAATACACCATCACGACGCCAGCGGGCGATAGCGACAATGCAACTGTTTCGGTTGTTGTGCACCCCACCGGCGAAGAGGTGGATGCGCCAGAAGTAGCTGACGGCGATGGCATTGCAAAGAATGATGCAGTGGCAATTCCTGTCTATCGTAGTGAGCTTCTACGTGTGGACCGCAATGACGAAATGGGCCGCGATGAAGAGACCTTTATCACAGCTGTTGATGGCCAGGCGATTGCGCCGGGTGGGTCTGTTGATATCGCATTCGGACGCGTGGCCATGTCTGACAAGGGGACACTGAACATCATCCCATCGACCGGCATTCAGATGGAGCCGATCTGGTTGCCAGCACCCGAAGCCGTATGGAGCCGACTGAGCGAAATCGCGACCGTGGGTTATCGTAACTCGACATTGGCCGAACACCTTGGCTACTCGTTGTTCCGCGTAATCGTGGGCTTCTTTCTGGGGGCGTTGGTCGGGATTCCGCTGGGTTATGCGATGGGCCTGTCCAACTGGTTCCGGGGGTGGTTTGACCCGATTGTGGAATTCATGCGTCCTGTACCGCCGCTTGCGCTGATCCCGCTCGTGATCATCTGGGCCGGTATTGGTGAGGTGGGCAAGATCATCCTGCTGTTCCTCGCAGCTCTTTGGATCATGGCGATTGCTGCCCGTTCTGGAGTGTCTGGCGTCCGGATTTCCAAGGTGCATGCCGCTTACAGTCTGGGGGCCTCAAAGTGGCAGATCATGCGCCATGTCATCATTCCCAACTCGTTGCCTGAAATCTTCACAGGCGCACGGGTTGCGATGGGTGTATGCTGGGGCACTGTGGTTGCCGCCGAACTTGTCGCGGCGGAAAAGGGTGCTGGCATGATGATCATGGTGGCTTCGAAA
- a CDS encoding taurine ABC transporter ATP-binding protein, with the protein MSGLQIDKLSMRFDLPNGSSVQALKDVSLDLKAGELLSVLGPSGCGKTTLLNIVAGFLAPTDGNIILNGHTVTGPDAERGMVFQQGALFEWMSVRENVGFGPSMKGMPKAEKVEIVDHLLDVVGLQDFKEKAVYELSGGMQQRVALARCLANEPDVILMDEPLGALDALTREKMQGLVLKLWKETGKTIILITHSVEEALLLGERLIVMAPRPGRIHTEYRLPFAEMGVGQDLREVKKHPKFGETREEILGMIWDMEEEIMGRAEDA; encoded by the coding sequence ATGTCAGGGTTACAAATAGATAAGCTATCGATGCGCTTTGACCTGCCAAATGGGTCGTCGGTGCAAGCGTTGAAGGACGTCTCTCTCGATCTTAAGGCAGGTGAGCTGCTGTCGGTCTTGGGGCCCTCGGGCTGCGGGAAGACAACGCTTTTGAATATCGTTGCGGGCTTTCTGGCCCCAACCGATGGGAACATCATTCTCAATGGGCACACGGTCACGGGACCTGACGCCGAACGCGGCATGGTGTTCCAGCAAGGCGCCTTGTTTGAGTGGATGAGCGTACGGGAAAACGTAGGCTTTGGACCATCAATGAAGGGCATGCCCAAGGCCGAAAAGGTCGAGATTGTAGACCACTTGCTGGATGTCGTGGGTTTGCAGGACTTCAAGGAAAAGGCCGTATACGAATTGTCGGGCGGTATGCAACAGCGCGTTGCCTTGGCCCGTTGCCTTGCAAATGAGCCTGATGTGATCTTGATGGACGAACCGCTGGGTGCGCTCGATGCGTTGACCCGCGAAAAAATGCAGGGTCTGGTCCTGAAGCTTTGGAAAGAGACAGGCAAGACGATCATTCTGATCACGCACTCAGTGGAAGAGGCCCTTCTTTTGGGCGAACGCTTGATTGTTATGGCACCGCGTCCTGGTCGTATTCATACAGAATACCGTCTGCCTTTTGCAGAGATGGGCGTCGGTCAGGATCTGCGCGAAGTCAAGAAGCATCCAAAATTCGGTGAAACACGCGAGGAAATCCTCGGGATGATCTGGGACATGGAAGAAGAAATCATGGGCCGGGCGGAGGACGCATAA